Part of the Ornithodoros turicata isolate Travis chromosome 6, ASM3712646v1, whole genome shotgun sequence genome, TCTCTGCATGCGCGAAATTGGTCGAACTTCACGTCAAGTTGCAGCACGACACCGGGCTCATACGTCGAATACCAGCAGAAGGGCCAGAAGATGCTGAAGAGTGGATCAAGCAAAGAAAGGCGAGATACCCCACGCTGAGAAATATAGCGGCCAAGAAAGCTCAGCAGCAAGAGATGAAGTCGAGAAGAGAGGTTTTGGACACGAAGACCTGGAAGAAGAGGGGTAACAGGTTTCAAAGGAGAAGACGTAAGAAAGGAAAGAACAACAAGCAGCAACACCCAATCGAGAGAGTGAAAGACACAAAGCTTGAAAAGGTACACACAAAATGTGAAAAAGCTCCAGAAGCCGATTGGATGAACTGCGAAGATGCCGGCGATTTCAAGCCCGAAGTGTCGGAAAAAGTTGACGAAAAAGAAGAGGGGGAAATTACAGGTTCCGACTCTGAGGACCCTGTAACTGTCGCTCAAGCAAAAGGAGCCGAAGTGAAAAAAGAGATTGAGGTACCGAGCGTGTTGAAGTCTCTTATCGATTGTTACGGGAGTTCCTCGGAGGACGAAACCCCCGAAGTGAGAGTCCCGGCCCCGCCAGCAGCCGCAACTGTCGAACAGCCAAAAGAGTCATCCTTGCCAGAGGAACCAACAAAAGCTTCGAATAAGGTGCAGCACCAGGGTCAAAAACGCAAGCAACAGAATGCACCAAGACCGTGTCACACGAATAAGAAACGACTGACGCTTTTGGAGAAACTGCTTGCGAATGAGATGCGGCACGAGCGCAACATCTTGCTTCAGTGTGTTCATTTTGTGGTTAAAAACAAGTTTTTCGAGGACAGTGAATGTCACTCGCCGAAAGAAGAGCCAATCGCAGATTTGTCCCAGCACGACAGTCGTGAAGAAAACTGTGAAACAGCCCTCTCTGTTCTGTCTACTGATGGCATAAAGACCTAATGTGTGAAAACAAAAACGACTTATGCTATTTTGTGTTCCGTAAAAGTACACAGGACATTGCAGTTCAAAGACAGTATGAAGCTTCCATTAGGCAAACAAAGTCTGGTTACCATGGACTGCCAAATTGTGAAGCTAGGATAAATTTTCAAACAGTTGGATATATAGGATCAAATGGATGTGTTTCATGTTTATGTGTTATGTTTCAACAGAAGTAGATATGAATGAGACACTCATCTGTATGGTGACTTCGTTGGAGCCCGAACGTTGAAGTGTTGAAGCACTAACTCTCAAAGTCAAGTGCTGTGCTTTCGGCCAGTATAACTTTTTTTCCAGCTAAGCATCCAAAGAGAAATATATGCTTCCTGCTTGTTCTGCAGCAGGTTGAATCAGTATTAAACAGCATTTTGTCAGTTTGTCTCGCTCCTGTTAAGGCAGTTGACTGTGTTGGCTAAATGACGTgcgtgggagagggaaagcgagGGCAAATCTTCTCCCCTATGTGAAGTTCCCGTAGAATCCCTCCcgcaatatttttctggctacgttaCTGTCTACATACCTCACAATGTATCATTGGAGAATGTTGTTTGTCTTTATGATGAGCGAGCTTGACATTCATTTGCAGATTCATTTTATTAATTCATAATTAATTTTGTTATCTTGGAGGGAAGTATGATAAACATGTGCATGATCTGTCTCCCAGAGCTTGCAGCAAATTAGCCTGTGCTGGCAGCCGTACCTCATTCAAGCTCATTCTTGCTTACTGTAGTCAAAGGACGAAGGTGGgtgaaaaaaggaaggaaggaaggggaAAGGATGGGTGAGGGGGAGTTGCAAGTGCCGACGTTGTGCATCTCCAAACAAGACACAGCAACCGAACAGTTCGAAAAATGCTTCTCACTTTATTACTTCGGGTGATCTTCCTTGCAGTGAATGCAtctgaataaaaaaataatcacAAAACCACAACATTTCCAACGAAACATCAAAGCACTCATTAttaatgtgtgtgtgtatatatattatatactcTCCATATGTAACAAATGTGCATGTGCAAGACTAACATTCTCTAAAATATGCTCACACATACATTCAAACAAAGCGCACACAGGGTGCAGCCATTGGCACAAACAAACGGCATATAGTGTGTGGCAAAACGCTTCTCCTGGACTGCATTGCACATTTAAACTGGAACC contains:
- the LOC135399184 gene encoding FMR1-interacting protein NUFIP1-like, which encodes MSVICAGRELLANPFRPCATGPPIITSYVPVVVEAPKQERIAAPTCSQSSASELTPEDKPWLTEEVKVAIKKKNELYKVARESQKPDDWAAFKKQRFAIGKLIRATKQSQPRKVQAAKSTFYCDPCDRAFVDQADYHEHVSGHVTCGREGCRFSACAKLVELHVKLQHDTGLIRRIPAEGPEDAEEWIKQRKARYPTLRNIAAKKAQQQEMKSRREVLDTKTWKKRGNRFQRRRRKKGKNNKQQHPIERVKDTKLEKVHTKCEKAPEADWMNCEDAGDFKPEVSEKVDEKEEGEITGSDSEDPVTVAQAKGAEVKKEIEVPSVLKSLIDCYGSSSEDETPEVRVPAPPAAATVEQPKESSLPEEPTKASNKVQHQGQKRKQQNAPRPCHTNKKRLTLLEKLLANEMRHERNILLQCVHFVVKNKFFEDSECHSPKEEPIADLSQHDSREENCETALSVLSTDGIKT